In Xanthomonas sp. SI, the following are encoded in one genomic region:
- a CDS encoding lysophospholipid acyltransferase family protein: protein MSERDFSLPPATPNMPMVKPSRFGRWLGRTALRLTGWRVVGEFPDVPKLVMIVAPHSSNWDGFLGFAVKFAVGFEVRVMGKSQLFWWPLGPLLRKLGGIPLDRKSPRGVVEQAVALIRQAPRMWYVITPEGTRKRVEKWKVGFWKIAHGAEIPIFPVYFDYPSRTVGLGPLFHTSADMQADIAAIRTWYRPWRGKHRDTL, encoded by the coding sequence TTGAGCGAACGCGATTTTTCGTTGCCCCCCGCCACCCCCAACATGCCGATGGTCAAGCCCAGCCGCTTCGGCCGCTGGCTCGGCCGCACCGCGCTGCGCCTGACCGGTTGGCGGGTGGTGGGTGAGTTCCCGGACGTGCCGAAGCTGGTGATGATCGTCGCCCCGCATTCGTCCAACTGGGACGGTTTCCTCGGCTTCGCGGTCAAGTTCGCGGTCGGCTTCGAGGTGCGGGTGATGGGCAAGAGCCAGCTGTTCTGGTGGCCGCTGGGGCCATTGCTGCGCAAGCTCGGCGGCATCCCGCTGGACCGCAAGTCGCCGCGCGGCGTGGTCGAGCAGGCGGTGGCGCTGATCCGGCAGGCGCCGCGCATGTGGTACGTGATTACCCCGGAAGGCACGCGCAAGCGGGTGGAGAAGTGGAAGGTCGGTTTCTGGAAGATCGCGCATGGCGCCGAGATCCCGATCTTCCCGGTGTACTTCGACTACCCCAGCCGCACCGTCGGCCTCGGCCCGCTGTTCCACACCAGCGCCGACATGCAGGCCGACATTGCCGCGATCCGCACCTGGTACCGGCCGTGGCGCGGGAAGCATCGCGATACGTTGTGA